The DNA segment GGCCTCGGACTCCGGCGGAGCGTCCGCCGCGGAGATCGGCTCCGCCGCGACCGCGACGGGTTCACCCTCGTCCACTCCGGAGACGACCTCCTCCCGCCCCGGTGTGCGCAGGTTCCACCTCCTGATCACCACCCGGAACAGCAGGTAGTACACGGCGAAGTACACGACTCCCATCACCACGAGCAGCCCCACGTTCCTCGCGGCGGGCGCCGTGCCGTAGAGAAGCAGGTCGACGAGCCCCGCGGAGAACGAGAAGCCGAGGTGGATGTCGAGGAGGTCAGCGATCGCGAGGGACAGCCCGGTCAGCACGGCGTGCACGACGTAGAGCGGGAACGCCGCGAACATGAACGCGAACTCCAGCGGCTCCGTGATGCCCGTGAGGAAGGCGGTCAGCCCGGCGGCACCGAGGATGCCGATCGCGGCCGCGCGCTGCGAGCGGTTCGACACGTGGATCATCGCCAGCGCCGCCGCCGGGAGTCCGAACATGAGCACCGGGTAGAAGCCCGAGGTGAGCGCGCCGGCCGTCGGGTCGCCCGCGGCGAACCGGGTCAGCTCCCCCGTGACGACGCCGCCGTCGGCGTTCGTGAACGAGCCCTGGAGGAACCAGACGTACGAGTTGAGGATGTGGTGCAGCCCCAGCGGGATCAGCATGCGGTTGGCGAAGCCGTAGACGAAGGCGCCGAGCGCCCCGGTGCCGCCGATGAAGGCGCCGAGACCGGTGAGGCCGGACTCGAAGACCGGGTAGAACCAGCTCAGACCGAAGCCGACGACGAGGCACGCGAGCGAGACGACGATCGGGACGAACCGCCGGCCGTTGAAGAAACCGAGGTAGGCGGGGAGCGCGATGGTGTGGAACCGGTCGAACAGCACGGCCGTGAGCAGACCGACCACGATCCCGCCGAAGACGCTGTAGTCGATCTGCACCTGGTCGCCGGCGGCCGTCGTCCGCCCCGCCAGGACGATCGGCGACAGGACGGTGAAGACCTTCGCGAGCACGAGGTGGCCGACGACGGCCGCGAGCGCGGTCGACCCGTCCGGCCTCCTGGTGAAGCCGATGGCGACGCCGACGGCGAACAGCAGGGCCAGGTTCTCGAAGAGGGCACCGCCCGCCGCGCTCATCGCCTGGAAGAACGGGCCGATCACCGGCAGATCGATCCGCCCGAGCAGGTCGGGCTGTCCGATCCGGAGGAGGAGCCCGGCCGCCGGGAGCACCGCGATCGGGAGCATGAGGCTCTTGCCGAGGCGCTGCAGAC comes from the Rathayibacter festucae DSM 15932 genome and includes:
- a CDS encoding PTS transporter subunit EIIC, which encodes MTTRPRSAPASRRRLVVPGFAGLQRLGKSLMLPIAVLPAAGLLLRIGQPDLLGRIDLPVIGPFFQAMSAAGGALFENLALLFAVGVAIGFTRRPDGSTALAAVVGHLVLAKVFTVLSPIVLAGRTTAAGDQVQIDYSVFGGIVVGLLTAVLFDRFHTIALPAYLGFFNGRRFVPIVVSLACLVVGFGLSWFYPVFESGLTGLGAFIGGTGALGAFVYGFANRMLIPLGLHHILNSYVWFLQGSFTNADGGVVTGELTRFAAGDPTAGALTSGFYPVLMFGLPAAALAMIHVSNRSQRAAAIGILGAAGLTAFLTGITEPLEFAFMFAAFPLYVVHAVLTGLSLAIADLLDIHLGFSFSAGLVDLLLYGTAPAARNVGLLVVMGVVYFAVYYLLFRVVIRRWNLRTPGREEVVSGVDEGEPVAVAAEPISAADAPPESEAESLIAAFGGRGNLVHVDACITRLRVQVGDRALVDPARLKALGAAGVLEVGESVQAVFGPRAEVLKNDILDVL